In Daphnia pulicaria isolate SC F1-1A chromosome 9, SC_F0-13Bv2, whole genome shotgun sequence, the genomic stretch GCGGAGGAGAGACCATCGCTGCAGATTGGTATGACATGGGCATTTGAAATTCGGCagagctctgctgctgctgtctgatTGGGGTGGAATTATCTTGCGAATTACTTTGCTGGAAGTCCGGaaccgactgctgctgctgctgcgaagGTGGTGGCACTCCATAAATGGGCACTGATGGATTGCCAGAGGCTTGCATTTCTGGGAAACCTTCGACTGGCGAAGGTGCAAAAGATTGGGAAGTGACACCGCCGAATTGTTGAGATTCAGATGGACCAGCGAACGTTTGTTGTTGAGATTCGACGGGAGTAAAAGACGCCGAGGCCGTTCCGTACGATTGTTGTTGAGAGGAATAGGACTGAGAGGGTCCCGAAGGGCCTAAAGGTTGCTCAAACGAGGCCTGCTGACCGAAAGATTGTGACGGCAGGAAAGATTGCTGAGTTTGTTCAACGGAAGCAAATGATTGCTGAGGTACGACTTGAGCAAACGACTGGGGCGACTGAGCTTGGCCGAAAGACTGTTGCTGGGATGCGGAGGAATAGGTCTGAGCGGGGGGACCCACGGGTTGTTGAGATCCTACAAACGATTGCTGGGGATTCCCACCGAAGGATTGCGAGGATAAATCGGGACCAGAGAATTGTTGAACTGCGAAACCGTAGGATTGGGGAGCATACGAAGAGGGACCGGCGAATTGTTGAGATTGTTCACGCTGAGGGATGATGCCGAAAGCCGAAGGATCGTTGCCCTGTTGCAATTGCATCATGGATGAAGACGGCCCGGTGCCGTAGTTTTGCGCTGGATTGTACTGGGCAGGCTGGGCCATTTGAAACGACGGTTGCATTGGTGAATTGCTGGGGAAAACGGGACCGTTGGCGGGTCCTCCGAAGGATATCGGAGTGAGGAAGGAAGACGGTGGCGGAGGAGAAAGGAATTTGGATGGAACCGATCCGAACGAAGAGGTGGTTTGCTGGAGGTAGATGGGAGGGCCGACAGGTGGCGGAATTCCTTGCGGAGCAAAGTTCATGGGCTGGGCCGATCCGTAGCTATTAAAAGAAGGTGCCGTTTGCCATGCCGGACGTGCTGGAGACTGGAAGGATGGAATCTGACCGAC encodes the following:
- the LOC124313004 gene encoding extensin-like produces the protein MYITFRFQSFNMSLKATVILFSMLLSVAVAQYGSSAPLPPQLHQSHRPPPPLFGGKAPKKQQNRPTFTGSVPIFRPDAGLGPLPVPPLPLGPGPLPLPSGIGPLPLPVGQGPMPAQLATPSYYYASPSMDGFPSPFQPVGQIPSFQSPARPAWQTAPSFNSYGSAQPMNFAPQGIPPPVGPPIYLQQTTSSFGSVPSKFLSPPPPSSFLTPISFGGPANGPVFPSNSPMQPSFQMAQPAQYNPAQNYGTGPSSSMMQLQQGNDPSAFGIIPQREQSQQFAGPSSYAPQSYGFAVQQFSGPDLSSQSFGGNPQQSFVGSQQPVGPPAQTYSSASQQQSFGQAQSPQSFAQVVPQQSFASVEQTQQSFLPSQSFGQQASFEQPLGPSGPSQSYSSQQQSYGTASASFTPVESQQQTFAGPSESQQFGGVTSQSFAPSPVEGFPEMQASGNPSVPIYGVPPPSQQQQQSVPDFQQSNSQDNSTPIRQQQQSSAEFQMPMSYQSAAMVSPPLPESSGPNNSGLTYDASNVMTRYVRVRN